The DNA region ATACCGTAAGGCAATTGAGCGTACCATCTACGAAATTCCAGCCGGTAAGTTGGAACTGGGAGAAGAGGATACATTGGAAGATGCAGCTCTGCGCGAATTGGAAGAGGAAACTGGGTACAGCAGTGATAAACTAACCTTACTGGCAGATTTTTATTCGGCCATTGGTTTTTGTAATGAGCGTATCCGTCTCTACCTAGCTGACAATCTGATAAAGGTTGAGAACCCTCGTCCTATGGATGAAGACGAGGTTATTGAACTCTACGAGGTAACCTTGGAAGAAGCCTTGAGTTTAGTAGCAAGTGGAGATATTTGTGATGCCAAGACTATTATGGCTGTTCAATATTTACAACTCATGAGAAAGTAGGTTAAAGCATGGGGAAGCCCTTGTTAACAGATGATATTTTAGAGAAAGTGAAAAAGAAGCAGTATTCTGATGGATTTATGTTTGGGCATTACCGTCCCAATCAAGACGTCCCAATGGATGACTCTGTATTTGAACCCTATCTCGAAGAGGATTATCAGGGTTATGAGGAAGGGCAGACTATCCGTATTCCAGTCACCCCCACGGTGGTAAAAAGTCGCCGTATCGAAACCATCAAACGCGAAGAATTTCGTAGTAAGGTCAATAAAATCCTCTTTTGGGTTATACTCTTGCTGATTGTATTTATTTTGGCAGTATTATTTATTTAGGAGAGAAGATGAAGTTTGGAATAATCGCAGCCATGCCTCAAGAATTGAAGATTTTACTTGACCATCTTCAAGAGGGAATTGAGACTGAAGTTTTAGGTCGGACCTACTATCAGGGACGTATCGGTCAACACGAGGTTGTTCTTGTTCAATCAGGGATTGGGAAGGTCATGTCCGCCATGTCTGTCGCAATTTTGGTCGATCGTTTTGCGGTAGATATCATCGTCAATACAGGTTCGGCAGGTGCAGTCGCTGAGGGCATTGCTGTTGGAGATGTTGTTGTGGCAGACCAATTAGCTTACCACGATGTCGATGTGACAGCCTTTGGTTATGCCTATGGACAAATGGCGGGGCAGGAATTGTATTTTCCGGCAGATCAAACCTTGTTGAAGCAACTAAGATCCGTATTGGAAGAGCAGGAAATGGCTAGTCATGTAGGTCTGATTGTGACAGGTGATAGCTTTATAGCAGGTCAGGACAAGATTGCAATCATCAAGGAACACTTTCCAGAGGTTCTTGCTGTGGAAATGGAAGGAGCAGCGATTGCTCAAGCCGCTATCAATGCAGGCAAACCATTCTTAGTCATCCGAGCCATGAGCGATACTGCCCAAGGAGATGCTAATATAACGTTTGATGAGTTCATCATTCAAGCAGGTAAACGTTCGGCACAGATCCTAATCTCCTTTTTAGACCAAATTTAGAGCGATGTCAGAATACAATGATAAAAAGCGAACAACTATGGCTTTCTAATATACTCCCTTTATAGTGGACAGTGAATAGATCAAACTATTTCACCAGAAACGATGAGGGGAGTTTTTCCATGCTTAAAAGAAGTCTCAAAACTGCTGGAGAAAAGTTAAAGGGCCTCATCCCTCTTGGAGTGAGGAGCAAGGCCACGATTTAAATTTTTTAGTTTCTAATTTCTTACTACTTTATATAAGTTACTCTTTAATTGTTTGTTT from Streptococcus ruminantium includes:
- the macP gene encoding cell wall synthase accessory phosphoprotein MacP, translated to MGKPLLTDDILEKVKKKQYSDGFMFGHYRPNQDVPMDDSVFEPYLEEDYQGYEEGQTIRIPVTPTVVKSRRIETIKREEFRSKVNKILFWVILLLIVFILAVLFI
- a CDS encoding 5'-methylthioadenosine/adenosylhomocysteine nucleosidase, with the protein product MKFGIIAAMPQELKILLDHLQEGIETEVLGRTYYQGRIGQHEVVLVQSGIGKVMSAMSVAILVDRFAVDIIVNTGSAGAVAEGIAVGDVVVADQLAYHDVDVTAFGYAYGQMAGQELYFPADQTLLKQLRSVLEEQEMASHVGLIVTGDSFIAGQDKIAIIKEHFPEVLAVEMEGAAIAQAAINAGKPFLVIRAMSDTAQGDANITFDEFIIQAGKRSAQILISFLDQI
- a CDS encoding NUDIX hydrolase, translating into MKFEEKTINRKEIFKGHIFDVVVDDVQLPDGKTGKRELVFHKGAVCVLALTSDGKMILVKQYRKAIERTIYEIPAGKLELGEEDTLEDAALRELEEETGYSSDKLTLLADFYSAIGFCNERIRLYLADNLIKVENPRPMDEDEVIELYEVTLEEALSLVASGDICDAKTIMAVQYLQLMRK